In the Elioraea tepida genome, one interval contains:
- the fabF gene encoding beta-ketoacyl-ACP synthase II, translated as MRRVVVTGMGVVTPLGIGVEHVWRRLLAGESGIGAIQSFDVKDLPAKIAGQVPAGTRAEGGLTLDEWIPPKDQRKMDRFIQLALVAAEEAVTDSGWKAETEEDACATGVMIGSGIGGLQTIFEASQMVAEGKARRLSPFFIPSALINLASGHVSIRYGFKGPNHSVVTACATGVHAIGDAARLIAFGDADVMVAGGSEAAVCELGIAGFCAARALSTGFNDTPTRASRPWDKDRDGFVMGEGAGVLVLEEYEHARRRGAKIYAEVAGYGLSGDAYHITAPAEGHEGAFRAMRAALRNGGVRPEEVGYINAHGTSTPLGDDLELQAVERLFGDAARGLAMSSTKSAIGHLLGAAGAVEAVFSILAVRDDVAPPTLNLDEPSTPSVIDRVAHTAQERRIEVALSNSFGFGGTNASILFRKLH; from the coding sequence ATGCGCCGCGTCGTCGTCACCGGGATGGGAGTGGTCACCCCTCTCGGCATCGGGGTCGAGCATGTCTGGAGGCGGCTTCTGGCCGGCGAAAGCGGCATCGGCGCCATCCAGTCCTTCGACGTGAAGGACCTGCCGGCGAAAATCGCGGGCCAGGTTCCCGCCGGTACCAGGGCCGAGGGCGGGCTCACCCTCGACGAGTGGATCCCGCCCAAGGACCAGCGGAAGATGGACCGGTTTATCCAGCTTGCGCTCGTCGCCGCCGAGGAGGCGGTGACGGATTCCGGCTGGAAGGCCGAGACCGAGGAGGACGCCTGCGCCACCGGCGTGATGATCGGCTCCGGAATCGGCGGGCTGCAGACGATCTTCGAGGCCTCGCAGATGGTGGCAGAGGGCAAGGCGCGGCGGCTCTCGCCGTTCTTCATCCCCTCGGCGCTGATCAACCTCGCCTCCGGCCATGTCTCGATCCGCTACGGCTTCAAGGGGCCGAACCACTCGGTCGTGACCGCCTGCGCCACCGGCGTGCACGCGATCGGCGACGCCGCCCGTCTGATTGCCTTCGGCGACGCCGACGTGATGGTCGCGGGCGGTTCGGAGGCAGCCGTGTGCGAGCTCGGAATCGCCGGGTTCTGCGCGGCGCGCGCCCTCTCCACCGGGTTCAACGACACGCCCACCCGGGCCTCGCGCCCCTGGGACAAGGATCGCGACGGGTTCGTGATGGGCGAGGGAGCGGGCGTTCTGGTGCTCGAAGAGTATGAGCACGCGAGGCGCCGCGGCGCGAAGATCTACGCCGAGGTGGCGGGCTACGGGCTTTCGGGTGATGCCTACCACATCACCGCGCCTGCCGAGGGGCACGAGGGCGCGTTCCGGGCGATGCGGGCGGCGCTTCGCAACGGCGGCGTCAGGCCGGAGGAGGTCGGCTACATCAACGCCCACGGCACCTCCACCCCGCTCGGTGACGACCTCGAGCTCCAGGCCGTCGAACGCCTGTTCGGCGACGCCGCGCGCGGGCTTGCCATGTCCTCGACAAAGTCGGCGATCGGCCATCTGCTCGGCGCGGCCGGAGCGGTCGAGGCGGTGTTCTCGATCCTCGCCGTGCGCGACGATGTCGCCCCGCCGACGCTCAACCTCGACGAACCCTCGACCCCGAGCGTGATCGACCGGGTCGCGCACACGGCGCAGGAGCGAAGGATCGAGGTCGCGCTGTCGAACAGCTTCGGGTTCGGCGGCACCAACGCCTCGATCCTGTTCCGCAAGCTGCATTAA
- a CDS encoding acyl carrier protein yields MADTAEITRQVKEIVVEHLGVDEAKVTETASFIDDLGADSLDTVELVMAFEEKFGIEIPDDAAEKITTVKDAIDYIVKQKSA; encoded by the coding sequence ATGGCCGACACCGCAGAGATCACGAGGCAGGTGAAGGAGATCGTCGTCGAGCATCTCGGCGTCGATGAGGCGAAGGTGACCGAGACCGCCTCCTTCATCGACGATCTCGGCGCGGACAGTCTCGACACCGTCGAGCTCGTGATGGCCTTCGAGGAGAAGTTCGGCATCGAGATCCCCGACGACGCCGCCGAGAAGATCACCACCGTCAAGGACGCGATCGACTACATCGTGAAGCAGAAGTCGGCCTGA
- the fabG gene encoding 3-oxoacyl-[acyl-carrier-protein] reductase, with product MFRLDGRMALVTGASGGIGAAIARRLHAAGATVGLSGTRREALEALAAELGARAHVLAADLADPAAPDALVNAAEAAMGQVSILVNNAGLTRDGLALRMKDEDWQVVIEVDLSAAFRLARAALKGMLRRRSGRIISISSIVGVTGNPGQANYAAAKAGLIGMSKALAQEVASRGVTVNCIAPGFIATPMTEALSAEQKAALAGRIPLGRLGAPEDVAAACHYLASDEAAWITGTVLHVNGGMAML from the coding sequence ATGTTCAGGCTCGACGGCAGGATGGCGCTGGTCACGGGGGCGTCTGGCGGCATCGGTGCGGCGATCGCCCGACGCCTGCATGCCGCCGGGGCGACGGTCGGCCTCTCCGGAACGCGGCGGGAGGCGCTCGAGGCGCTCGCGGCAGAGCTCGGCGCCCGCGCGCATGTGCTCGCGGCTGACCTCGCCGACCCGGCCGCGCCCGACGCCCTCGTCAACGCCGCCGAAGCCGCGATGGGCCAGGTCTCGATCCTCGTCAACAACGCCGGCCTCACCCGGGACGGGCTCGCCCTGCGCATGAAGGACGAGGACTGGCAGGTGGTGATCGAGGTCGATCTCTCCGCCGCCTTCCGGCTCGCGCGCGCCGCACTCAAGGGCATGCTGCGCCGCCGGTCGGGGCGGATCATCTCGATCAGCTCGATCGTCGGCGTCACCGGCAACCCGGGCCAGGCCAACTACGCCGCCGCCAAGGCGGGGCTGATCGGCATGAGCAAGGCGCTCGCCCAGGAGGTCGCCTCCCGCGGTGTGACGGTCAACTGCATCGCGCCGGGCTTCATCGCGACACCAATGACGGAGGCGCTCTCCGCCGAGCAGAAGGCGGCGCTTGCGGGTCGGATCCCGCTCGGGCGGCTCGGTGCTCCGGAGGACGTCGCCGCCGCCTGCCACTACCTCGCCTCGGACGAGGCGGCGTGGATCACCGGCACGGTCCTGCACGTCAACGGCGGGATGGCGATGCTGTGA
- the fabD gene encoding ACP S-malonyltransferase, which translates to MPVRAFVFPGQGSQAVGMGRALAEAFPVAREVFEEVDEALKQHLSRLMFEGPFETLTLTENAQPALMAHSIAALRVLAREGRLALPEAAILVAGHSLGEYSALAAAGALDLATCARLLRLRGQAMQQAVRPGEGAMAALLGAELVDAEALCAEAAEGPEGREVLELANDNGGGQVVISGAAAAVDRAIALAPQKGIKRAIRLPVSAPFHCALMAPAAAAMERALAEAELRAPVVPLIANVTAAKATDPDEIRKLLVRQVTATVRWRESVLAMRAIGVDTVVELGTGKVLAGLVKRIDKDLAAISIGTPEEVEAFLAAA; encoded by the coding sequence ATGCCGGTGCGCGCCTTCGTGTTCCCCGGCCAGGGAAGCCAGGCCGTCGGCATGGGCCGGGCTCTGGCCGAGGCCTTCCCGGTCGCCCGCGAGGTGTTCGAGGAGGTGGACGAGGCGCTGAAGCAGCACCTTTCCCGGCTGATGTTCGAGGGGCCTTTCGAGACCCTCACCTTGACCGAGAACGCCCAGCCGGCGCTGATGGCGCATTCCATCGCCGCGCTCCGGGTGCTCGCGCGCGAGGGCCGCCTCGCCCTTCCCGAGGCGGCGATCCTCGTCGCCGGCCACTCGCTCGGCGAATACAGCGCGCTCGCCGCCGCCGGCGCCCTCGACCTCGCCACCTGCGCGCGGCTTCTGCGCCTGCGCGGCCAGGCGATGCAACAGGCGGTGCGGCCAGGAGAGGGGGCGATGGCGGCGCTGCTTGGCGCCGAGCTCGTCGACGCCGAGGCACTGTGCGCCGAAGCCGCCGAAGGTCCGGAGGGGCGCGAGGTTCTCGAGCTCGCGAACGACAACGGTGGCGGCCAGGTGGTGATCAGCGGCGCGGCCGCGGCCGTCGACCGCGCGATCGCTCTCGCACCCCAGAAGGGCATCAAGCGCGCGATCAGGCTCCCCGTCTCGGCGCCGTTCCATTGCGCCCTGATGGCGCCTGCCGCGGCAGCGATGGAACGGGCGCTCGCCGAAGCCGAGCTGCGCGCTCCCGTCGTGCCTCTCATCGCCAATGTCACCGCGGCGAAGGCGACCGACCCGGACGAGATCCGCAAGCTTCTCGTGCGCCAGGTGACGGCGACCGTCCGCTGGCGCGAGAGCGTGCTCGCGATGCGCGCGATCGGGGTGGACACGGTGGTCGAGCTCGGCACGGGCAAGGTGCTCGCCGGACTCGTCAAGCGGATCGACAAGGACCTCGCCGCGATCTCGATCGGCACGCCCGAGGAGGTCGAGGCCTTCCTCGCGGCCGCCTGA
- the rpsF gene encoding 30S ribosomal protein S6, which produces MPFYECVIIARSDVTTQQVDALGEQLTALLTELGGAVRKTEYWGLRSLAYRIKKNRKGHYLLLAIDAPAAAVKEMERQLRLNEDVLRFLTVAVDEIEEGPSAILTNRSREDRDGRGAGGPGRSADRGPRPPRGERGDRAPRAEMGA; this is translated from the coding sequence ATGCCATTCTACGAGTGCGTGATCATCGCGCGAAGCGATGTCACGACCCAGCAGGTCGATGCCTTGGGCGAGCAGCTGACGGCGCTGCTCACTGAACTCGGCGGGGCGGTTCGGAAGACCGAGTACTGGGGCCTCCGCTCGCTCGCCTATCGGATCAAGAAGAACCGCAAGGGGCACTACCTGTTGCTTGCCATCGACGCGCCGGCCGCAGCGGTGAAGGAAATGGAGCGGCAGCTTCGCCTGAACGAGGACGTGCTGCGCTTCCTGACCGTGGCGGTCGATGAGATCGAGGAAGGCCCCTCCGCAATCCTCACCAACCGGAGCCGCGAGGACCGCGACGGCCGCGGCGCCGGCGGCCCGGGCCGGTCGGCGGACCGCGGGCCGCGCCCGCCACGCGGCGAGCGTGGTGACCGTGCGCCGCGCGCAGAGATGGGGGCCTGA
- the rpsR gene encoding 30S ribosomal protein S18: MDDTQGIIPATRRVAVGARRPFYRRRKSCPFSGPNAPKIDYKDVRLLSRYISERGKIVPSRITAVSAKKQRELAVAIKRARFLALLPYVIKT; encoded by the coding sequence ATGGACGACACCCAGGGGATCATTCCCGCGACGCGACGGGTCGCCGTCGGCGCCCGCCGGCCGTTCTATCGCCGCCGCAAGTCGTGCCCCTTCAGCGGGCCGAACGCACCGAAGATCGACTACAAGGACGTGCGTCTGCTCTCCCGCTACATCAGCGAGCGGGGCAAGATCGTCCCGTCGCGGATCACCGCCGTCTCGGCCAAGAAGCAGCGCGAGCTTGCGGTCGCGATCAAGCGTGCGCGCTTCCTCGCCCTGCTTCCTTACGTGATCAAGACCTGA
- a CDS encoding DUF2232 domain-containing protein: MNAQTTAALAAGMLSALATLAAVRGIPLGGVLLWLTPFPLFALAFAFGTAALPMAIGAGLLVTIVSGGAPAAAVWLLVFALPAFALTALAARGRGAPSLGVPFALLALWPAALLAAGEVALAGEPGGLSGTLRRAVEQALAQMGAPRDATTAELVEAVVRLKPLAFALWFAVVTLLNASAAQGFVARRGLATLPPVRWAEVALPRWYAPVAVIPALAAGFAPGEPGFFAQGLAMMLSVPLVLQGLAVVHVLSRGRPARPVLLAATYLGLVLFMLPVGLALAGLGLAELALNLRGRAAARGPKSGQLPPEE; encoded by the coding sequence ATGAACGCGCAAACGACGGCGGCGCTGGCGGCGGGGATGCTCTCCGCTCTCGCCACCCTCGCTGCCGTACGGGGCATCCCGCTCGGCGGCGTGCTCCTGTGGCTGACGCCGTTCCCGCTGTTCGCTCTTGCCTTCGCCTTCGGCACCGCCGCACTGCCGATGGCGATCGGTGCGGGGCTTTTGGTCACGATCGTCTCGGGCGGGGCACCGGCGGCGGCGGTCTGGCTTCTCGTGTTCGCCCTGCCGGCGTTCGCGCTGACCGCGCTCGCGGCTCGCGGCCGGGGCGCACCGTCGCTCGGGGTTCCCTTCGCTCTTCTCGCGCTGTGGCCTGCGGCGCTGCTCGCCGCCGGAGAGGTGGCTCTGGCGGGGGAGCCGGGAGGGCTCTCCGGCACGCTTCGCCGGGCGGTCGAGCAGGCGCTCGCGCAGATGGGGGCGCCGCGCGACGCGACCACGGCCGAGCTGGTCGAGGCAGTGGTCAGGCTCAAACCGCTTGCCTTCGCTCTGTGGTTCGCGGTGGTGACGCTGCTCAATGCCTCGGCCGCGCAGGGCTTCGTCGCGCGGCGTGGGCTTGCCACCCTGCCGCCGGTGCGCTGGGCCGAGGTGGCCCTGCCGCGCTGGTATGCGCCTGTGGCGGTGATCCCGGCGCTTGCAGCCGGGTTCGCGCCGGGGGAGCCCGGGTTCTTCGCGCAAGGGCTCGCGATGATGCTTTCCGTGCCGCTCGTGTTGCAGGGGCTTGCTGTGGTGCATGTGTTGAGCCGCGGCAGGCCGGCACGGCCGGTGCTTCTCGCCGCAACCTATCTTGGCCTCGTGCTCTTCATGTTGCCCGTGGGGCTGGCTCTGGCCGGGCTCGGACTCGCCGAGCTCGCCCTGAACCTGCGGGGGCGCGCTGCGGCGCGCGGACCGAAATCGGGGCAGCTTCCCCCTGAGGAGTGA
- the rplI gene encoding 50S ribosomal protein L9 yields the protein MDVILLQRIEKLGQMGEVVKVKPGYARNYLLPQMKAIRATKENIARFEASRAQLEAQNLKRREEAERVAERVAGLALVMIRQAGESGQLYGSVTARDIAAAATAAGLTITRQQVVLEHPIKTLGLFTVKVVLHPEVSIPVTVNVARSPEEAEKQARGERVGGPAEAEEQVSAAELFEAGAAPPGTGEQPDV from the coding sequence ATGGACGTGATCCTGCTGCAGCGAATCGAGAAGCTCGGCCAGATGGGCGAGGTGGTGAAAGTCAAGCCGGGCTATGCCCGGAACTACCTTCTGCCGCAGATGAAGGCGATCCGCGCCACCAAGGAGAACATCGCCCGCTTCGAGGCGAGCCGGGCCCAGCTCGAGGCGCAGAACCTCAAGCGGCGCGAGGAGGCGGAACGGGTCGCCGAGCGTGTGGCCGGGCTTGCGTTGGTGATGATCCGCCAGGCGGGCGAGAGCGGCCAGCTCTACGGCTCGGTCACCGCGCGCGACATCGCCGCAGCCGCGACCGCGGCGGGCCTCACCATCACCCGCCAGCAGGTCGTGCTTGAGCACCCGATCAAGACTCTCGGCCTGTTCACGGTGAAGGTCGTGCTGCACCCTGAGGTCTCGATCCCGGTGACGGTGAACGTCGCGCGCTCTCCCGAGGAGGCGGAGAAGCAGGCGCGCGGCGAGCGCGTCGGCGGCCCGGCCGAGGCCGAGGAGCAGGTCTCGGCAGCCGAGCTGTTCGAGGCCGGCGCCGCCCCGCCGGGCACGGGCGAGCAGCCGGACGTCTGA
- a CDS encoding SAM-dependent methyltransferase: MLLLDRVLRTVVAAGTLDVTWPDGRTVRYGTPGTGPAAAIRVRDAATARRVALNPSLAFGEAWMDGAIDTVGDSTLYDVLDLLMRNLAKGRMPWHARAAERVARWFRRLQQRNPARRARRNVAHHYDLSGRLYSLFLDRDRQYSCAYFPTGNETLEQAQVAKKRHIAAKLCLDRPGLRVLDIGSGWGGLALTLAAEYGADVTGITLSEEQFRESNARAEAAGLSHRVRFLLRDYRSVTDRFDRIVSVGMFEHVGIVHYDTFFRTVSRCLAPDGVALIHAIGRPDGPGVTNAWLRKYIFPGGYTPALSEVLPPIERSGLLVTDIEILRLHYAETLRHWRERFARNRDAVAALYDERFCRMWEFYLTACELTFRHQGHMVWQAQLAHRAAAVPLTRDYISRAEAEAAARTAAQSPVSTGT; this comes from the coding sequence ATGCTTCTGCTCGATCGGGTGCTGCGGACGGTTGTGGCAGCAGGAACGCTCGACGTCACCTGGCCAGACGGCCGAACCGTGCGCTATGGCACGCCGGGCACAGGCCCCGCCGCAGCGATCCGCGTGCGTGACGCGGCCACCGCAAGGCGCGTCGCGCTGAACCCCTCGCTTGCCTTCGGCGAGGCCTGGATGGACGGGGCGATCGACACGGTGGGGGACTCCACCCTCTACGACGTGCTCGACCTCCTGATGCGCAACCTCGCCAAGGGGCGGATGCCGTGGCACGCGCGCGCCGCTGAACGCGTCGCGCGCTGGTTCCGACGCCTGCAGCAGCGGAACCCGGCACGCAGGGCGCGGCGGAACGTCGCCCACCACTATGACCTCTCCGGCCGGCTCTACAGCCTCTTCCTCGACCGCGACCGGCAGTATTCCTGCGCCTACTTCCCGACCGGCAACGAGACGCTCGAACAGGCGCAGGTCGCGAAGAAGCGCCACATCGCTGCCAAGCTCTGCCTCGACCGCCCGGGCTTGCGCGTGCTCGACATCGGCTCTGGCTGGGGCGGGCTCGCGCTTACCCTCGCCGCGGAGTACGGCGCCGACGTCACCGGCATCACGCTGTCGGAGGAACAGTTCCGCGAAAGCAACGCCCGCGCCGAGGCCGCAGGGCTTTCGCATCGCGTGCGCTTCCTTTTGCGCGACTACCGCTCTGTCACCGACCGGTTCGACCGGATCGTCTCGGTTGGCATGTTCGAGCATGTCGGAATCGTCCACTACGACACGTTCTTCCGCACGGTGTCACGCTGCCTCGCCCCTGACGGTGTCGCGCTGATCCACGCGATCGGCCGCCCCGACGGACCAGGCGTCACCAATGCGTGGCTGAGGAAGTACATCTTCCCGGGCGGCTACACGCCGGCGCTGTCGGAGGTGCTGCCGCCGATCGAGCGGTCCGGCCTGCTCGTGACCGACATCGAAATCCTGCGTCTTCACTATGCCGAGACGCTGCGGCACTGGCGCGAGCGCTTCGCGCGCAACCGCGACGCGGTGGCCGCTCTCTACGACGAGCGCTTCTGCCGGATGTGGGAGTTCTACCTCACCGCCTGCGAGCTCACCTTCCGGCACCAGGGGCACATGGTGTGGCAGGCGCAGCTTGCGCACCGCGCCGCTGCGGTGCCGCTGACGCGCGACTACATCAGCCGCGCCGAGGCCGAGGCGGCGGCGCGCACCGCCGCGCAATCCCCGGTTTCCACAGGCACGTGA
- a CDS encoding replicative DNA helicase: protein MPLTTESATHGRADSLLGLRLRTPPANLEAEQALLGALLANNKAYERVSEFLAPEHFADPVHGRIFAAIARRIERGQLANAVTLKADLEADGALEEVGGTAYLAQLVSAMVGVVNAAEYGRVVHDCWLRRQLVEIGEEVVNRAFGDAEGLDASEQIEAAEQALFELAARGPNEGGFIAFERALTAAIEGAERAFKSAGGVAGLPTGLKAIDSMMGGLHASDLVILAGRPGMGKTALATRIALGAAKALAEDARRVGARKPSGAVAVFSLEMSAEQLATRLLAEEARVSSDRIRRGVLDQRDFRRFVEVSRTLAAYPIYIDDTPALTISALRTRCRRLKRTQGLSLVVVDYLQLLRPAPGTRPESRVLEISQITQGLKAIAKELAVPVLALSQLSRAVESREDKRPQLSDLRESGTIEQDADVVMFLYRDEYYLQQRQPKEMNYDNEDKYQAALDKWQKDMERVHNLAELIVAKQRHGPTGKRDLFFEAEFTRFADLDRDHQGDDAD, encoded by the coding sequence ATGCCTCTGACCACCGAAAGCGCGACACACGGCCGCGCCGACAGCCTGCTCGGGCTGAGGCTGCGCACGCCGCCCGCCAATCTCGAGGCGGAGCAGGCGCTGCTCGGCGCGCTGCTCGCCAACAACAAGGCCTATGAGCGCGTCTCGGAGTTCCTCGCGCCCGAGCACTTCGCCGACCCGGTGCACGGGCGGATCTTCGCCGCGATCGCGCGCCGGATCGAGCGCGGCCAGCTCGCCAACGCGGTGACGCTGAAGGCCGACCTCGAGGCCGATGGCGCGCTCGAGGAAGTGGGCGGCACCGCATATCTCGCCCAGCTCGTCTCGGCCATGGTCGGCGTGGTGAACGCCGCCGAGTACGGGCGGGTGGTGCACGATTGCTGGCTTCGCCGCCAGCTCGTCGAGATCGGCGAGGAGGTGGTGAACCGCGCCTTCGGCGACGCCGAGGGGCTCGATGCGTCCGAGCAGATCGAGGCGGCGGAGCAGGCTCTGTTCGAGCTTGCCGCGCGCGGGCCGAACGAGGGCGGGTTCATCGCCTTCGAGCGGGCGCTGACAGCGGCGATCGAGGGGGCGGAGCGCGCCTTCAAGTCGGCCGGCGGTGTTGCTGGCCTGCCGACCGGGCTCAAGGCGATCGATTCGATGATGGGCGGGCTGCACGCCTCCGATCTCGTGATCCTCGCCGGCCGGCCGGGCATGGGCAAGACGGCGCTCGCAACACGGATCGCTTTGGGCGCGGCGAAGGCGCTTGCCGAGGACGCGCGGCGCGTGGGCGCCCGCAAGCCGTCCGGCGCGGTCGCGGTGTTCTCGCTTGAGATGTCGGCCGAGCAGCTCGCGACCCGTCTGCTCGCCGAAGAGGCGCGCGTCTCCTCCGACCGGATCCGACGCGGTGTGCTCGACCAGCGCGACTTCCGGCGCTTCGTCGAGGTCAGCCGCACGCTCGCCGCCTACCCGATCTACATCGACGACACGCCCGCGCTCACGATCAGCGCGCTGCGCACGCGCTGCCGGCGCCTCAAGCGCACGCAGGGGCTCTCGCTCGTGGTGGTCGACTATCTGCAGCTTCTGCGCCCCGCTCCGGGCACGCGACCCGAGAGCCGGGTGCTCGAGATCAGCCAGATCACCCAGGGGCTGAAGGCGATTGCGAAGGAGCTTGCGGTGCCAGTGCTCGCGCTCTCGCAGCTCTCCCGCGCGGTCGAGAGCAGGGAGGACAAGCGGCCGCAGCTCTCCGACCTGCGGGAATCCGGCACGATCGAGCAGGACGCGGACGTGGTGATGTTCCTCTACCGTGATGAATACTATCTCCAGCAGCGCCAGCCGAAAGAGATGAACTACGACAACGAGGACAAGTACCAGGCCGCGCTCGACAAGTGGCAGAAGGACATGGAGCGCGTGCACAACCTCGCCGAGCTGATCGTCGCCAAGCAGCGCCACGGCCCGACCGGCAAGCGCGACCTGTTCTTCGAGGCGGAGTTCACCCGCTTCGCCGACCTCGACCGCGACCACCAGGGCGACGACGCTGACTGA
- the alr gene encoding alanine racemase: protein MPDAAPSRHGAATLSIDLEAIAANWRDLCARHPSGPVAAVAKADAYGLGAAEVVPRLVAEGCRHVFVAQLAEAVALRPRLGEGVLVAVLNGVTPGSEEVFIRERIVPVLNDPGQVALWRSAARAAGRALPALLHVDTGMNRLGLSARDVERLAEDAQSFAGIDLLYVMTHFVSSELPEDPLNAAQVARFATTRARLPAARTSLANSSGIFLGPLGASDLARPGAALYGINPTPGRANPMRCVVSLDAPVLQVREVAAGETVGYNATWRAERPSRIATVAAGYADGYLRSLSGRGVAFFRGRLVPLVGRVSMDLLTFDVTDAPDLASGHTLRLLGPELPPDALAERAGTNAYEILTALGERYARVYGPVRPEA, encoded by the coding sequence GTGCCCGACGCCGCGCCGTCGCGTCACGGGGCGGCGACGCTCTCGATCGACCTCGAGGCGATCGCCGCCAACTGGCGCGACCTCTGCGCGCGCCACCCCTCCGGCCCGGTCGCCGCCGTGGCCAAGGCGGACGCCTACGGCCTCGGTGCGGCCGAGGTCGTGCCGCGTCTCGTCGCCGAAGGCTGCCGGCACGTCTTCGTCGCGCAGCTCGCCGAGGCCGTGGCGCTGCGGCCGCGCCTCGGCGAGGGCGTTCTTGTCGCGGTGCTGAACGGCGTCACACCCGGCAGCGAGGAGGTTTTCATCCGCGAGCGGATCGTTCCCGTGCTGAACGATCCTGGCCAGGTCGCGCTCTGGCGCTCAGCTGCGCGCGCCGCGGGTCGGGCGCTCCCCGCACTCCTGCATGTCGATACGGGGATGAACCGGCTCGGCCTGTCTGCCAGGGACGTCGAGCGTCTCGCCGAGGACGCGCAGTCCTTCGCGGGCATCGACCTCCTCTATGTGATGACGCATTTCGTCTCCTCCGAACTGCCCGAGGACCCTCTGAATGCCGCGCAGGTCGCGCGGTTCGCGACCACGCGGGCGCGCCTGCCGGCCGCACGGACGAGTCTCGCGAACAGTTCCGGGATCTTCCTCGGTCCGCTCGGCGCCTCCGACCTCGCGCGCCCAGGCGCTGCGCTCTATGGCATCAATCCGACGCCAGGGCGAGCAAACCCGATGCGCTGCGTCGTCTCGCTCGATGCGCCGGTGCTTCAGGTGCGCGAGGTCGCTGCCGGCGAGACGGTGGGCTACAACGCCACCTGGCGTGCCGAGCGGCCGAGCCGGATCGCTACGGTTGCGGCGGGCTACGCTGATGGCTACCTTCGTTCACTGTCCGGCCGTGGTGTCGCCTTCTTCCGTGGCCGCCTCGTCCCGCTCGTGGGCCGCGTGTCGATGGATCTCCTCACCTTCGATGTTACCGACGCACCGGACCTCGCCTCGGGCCACACACTCCGCCTGCTTGGGCCGGAGCTGCCGCCTGATGCGCTGGCCGAGCGCGCGGGAACCAATGCCTACGAGATCCTGACCGCGCTCGGGGAACGCTATGCTCGCGTCTACGGGCCGGTGCGGCCGGAAGCGTGA
- a CDS encoding MlaE family ABC transporter permease, with protein MQTVLAFLGGIGSGAFAILAAAGRVVLFALAALWHTVRPPFYPRQLARQVVEIGYFSLPVVALTAIFSGMVLALQSYTGFSRFSAEGAVATVVVLSITRELGPVLAGLMVAGRIGAAIAAEIGTMRVTDQIDALTTLSTNPIKYLVVPRVVAATLVLPLLVIVADILGVMGGFIVGVAKLEFNASTYMTRTWEYLKAEDVISGLVKAAVFGFIIALMGCFQGYHSKGGAQGVGAATTNAVVSASILILVFNYVITELFFAR; from the coding sequence ATGCAGACCGTGCTTGCCTTCCTCGGCGGCATCGGCTCGGGCGCGTTCGCGATCCTCGCCGCTGCCGGGCGGGTGGTTCTATTTGCGCTTGCCGCCCTCTGGCACACGGTCCGGCCGCCCTTCTATCCTCGCCAGCTGGCGCGGCAGGTGGTCGAGATCGGCTACTTCTCGCTGCCGGTGGTCGCGCTCACCGCGATCTTCTCCGGCATGGTGCTCGCGCTTCAGTCCTACACCGGCTTCTCGCGCTTCTCGGCAGAAGGCGCGGTCGCGACCGTGGTCGTGCTCTCGATCACCCGCGAGCTCGGCCCCGTTCTCGCGGGGCTGATGGTTGCGGGCCGGATCGGTGCCGCGATCGCTGCCGAGATCGGCACGATGCGGGTGACCGACCAGATCGACGCGCTCACCACCCTCTCCACCAATCCGATCAAGTATCTCGTCGTGCCGCGCGTCGTCGCCGCCACGCTCGTTCTGCCGCTGCTCGTGATCGTCGCCGACATCCTCGGCGTGATGGGCGGCTTCATCGTCGGTGTGGCCAAGCTCGAGTTCAACGCAAGCACCTACATGACGCGCACCTGGGAGTATCTCAAGGCCGAGGACGTGATCTCGGGCCTCGTGAAGGCTGCCGTGTTCGGCTTCATCATCGCGCTGATGGGCTGTTTCCAGGGCTACCACTCGAAGGGCGGCGCGCAGGGGGTGGGGGCGGCGACCACGAACGCGGTCGTCTCGGCCTCGATCCTGATCCTCGTCTTCAACTACGTCATCACCGAGCTCTTCTTCGCGCGATGA